The Elaeis guineensis isolate ETL-2024a chromosome 14, EG11, whole genome shotgun sequence genome has a segment encoding these proteins:
- the LOC105057572 gene encoding uncharacterized protein produces MTLPAKPLVKPFLLLLSLSFLLLLLPLLSHSYRRSFPHSAAAGGGVVTPLLRIRPGYKSYDDYIKHQLNKTLNPRLRRVWATRDWDRKVLVFARFFSDLKSQGLLSNSSRALCIGARLGQEVAALRRVGVADSVGMDLVPAPPLVVAGDFHSQPFPNASFDFEFSNVFDHALYPDRFAAEIERTLRPGGVAILHVALHRRGDKYSTNDLFGVDGVVDLFKQSGLVRVSKVDGFGLDTEVVLRRNKRQRPS; encoded by the coding sequence ATGACCCTTCCCGCAAAGCCTCTCGTCAAaccttttctcctcctcctctcgctctccttcctcctcctcctccttcccctcCTCTCCCATTCCTATCGCCGCTCCTTCCCCCactccgccgccgccggagggggagtgGTCACCCCTCTCCTCCGAATCCGGCCGGGCTACAAATCCTACGACGACTACATCAAACACCAGCTCAACAAGACCCTCAACCCCCGCCTCCGCCGTGTCTGGGCCACCCGCGACTGGGACCGCAAAGTCCTCGTCTTCGCCCGCTTCTTCTCCGACTTGAAATCCCAAGGCCTCCTCTCGAACAGCTCCCGCGCGCTCTGCATCGGCGCCCGTCTCGGCCAGGAGGTCGCGGCCCTCCGCCGCGTCGGCGTCGCCGACTCCGTCGGCATGGACCTCGTCCCAGCCCCGCCCCTCGTCGTCGCCGGCGACTTCCACTCCCAGCCCTTCCCCAACGCCTCCTTCGACTTCGAGTTCTCCAACGTGTTCGACCACGCCCTCTACCCCGACCGCTTCGCGGCCGAGATCGAACGCACCCTACGCCCCGGCGGCGTCGCCATCCTCCACGTCGCCCTCCACCGCCGTGGCGATAAGTACTCCACCAACGACCTCTTCGGCGTCGATGGCGTCGTCGACCTTTTCAAACAATCCGGCCTCGTCCGGGTCTCCAAGGTCGACGGCTTCGGCCTCGACACCGAGGTCGTCCTCCGGAGAAATAAAAGGCAACGACCATCATAA